In Nymphaea colorata isolate Beijing-Zhang1983 chromosome 5, ASM883128v2, whole genome shotgun sequence, one genomic interval encodes:
- the LOC116254135 gene encoding uncharacterized protein LOC116254135 isoform X8 — translation MLAFDHLGPVSKHKWRESSKLTSLHFQVYALMSFMSLVLNDKSIYFNSLREVYEAWVIYNFLSLCLAWVGGPSAVVLSLNGRVLKPSWYLMTCCLPAIPLDGRFIRRCKQGALQFVILKPILVAITFVLYAKGKYEDGNFSAKEAYLYITIIYTVSYSMALYALALFYVACRDLLRPFNPVPKFILIKSVVFLTYWQGVLVFLAARSRFIKSAEKAADFQNFIICVEMLAAAVGHLYAFPYKEYAGANIGASGGLGASLAHALKFNDFYHDTVHQFAPTYHDYILYNNEGDDGGPRKYRSRTFVPTGQEMDAVRKSKNILGNKPDGVRLSNVSSETSSPVNNVQRKPAEPEGMKSSLLLDASGSYSQPYDLSLIDLDLGNLPSKVPAVKDSGSH, via the exons atgtTGGCATTTGATCATTTAG GGCCAGTTAGCAAGCATAAATGGAGGGAGAGCTCAAAGCTCACTTCATTACACTTCCAG gTTTATGCACTGATGTCCTTTATGTCCCTTGTGCTCAACGACAAATCAATCTACTTCAATTCACTTCGAGAAGT GTATGAAGCATGGGTCATTTACAACTTCCTTTCACTATGCCTTGCATGGGTGGGAGGCCCTAGTGCTGTTGTTTTGAGTTTAAATGGTAGGGTTTTGAAACCATCGTGGTATCTCATGACGTGCTGCTTGCCTGCCATCCCTCTTGATGG GCGTTTTATCAGAAGGTGCAAACAAGGTGCCTTGCAGTTTGTAATCCTCAAGCCTATTCTAGTTGCGATTACCTTTGTACTTTATGCCAAAGGAAAATATGAAGATGGAAATTTCAGCGCAAAGGAGGCCTACTTGTATATTACAATCATCTATACAGTCTCTTATTCTATGGCATTGTATGCTTTAGCTCTGTTTTATGTGGCTTGTCGAGATCTTCTTCGTCCATTCAATCCTGTTCCAAAGTTCATCTTGATAAAATCTGTCGTCTTCCTTACGTATTGGCAG GGTGTCTTGGTTTTTCTGGCTGCCAGGTCTCGGTTCATAAAAAGTGCTGAAAAAGCTgctgatttccaaaattttatcaTCTGTGTTGAGATGTTAGCTGCTGCAGTGGGGCACCTTTATGCATTTCCATATAAAGAGTATGCTGGTGCAAATATTGGTGCATCTGGCGGTCTGGGAGCAAGCCTGGCCCATGCTTTGAAGTTTAATGATTTCTACCATGACACTGTTCACCAG tttgctCCAACATATCATGATTACATACTTTACAACAATGAAGGTGATGATGGGGGGCCAAGAAAGTACCGTTCACGGACATTTGTGCCAACAGGCCAGGAGATGGATGCTGttaggaaaagcaaaaatattCTTGGAAACAAGCCTGATGGTGTACGGCTTTCCAATGTCTCCTCTGAAACCAGCAGCCCTGTTAATAATGTTCAGAGGAAACCTGCTGAACCAGAAGGAATGAAGTCTTCCTTGTTACTAGATGCATCTGGTTCTTACTCACAACCATATGATCTGTCACTCATAGACTTGGATTTGGGTAACTTGCCCTCGAAGGTTCCTGCAGTAAAAGATTCCGGTTCTCATTGA
- the LOC116254135 gene encoding uncharacterized protein LOC116254135 isoform X3: protein MAPILFILVAFPCTIVAVGLAVWHIYRHLVNYTEPTYQRYIVRIIFMVPLVASKFSTGHTTAIVDFIRVRAVYASSLGSSSSISLLTMDISKSNSLLAFSKHKWRESSKLTSLHFQVYALMSFMSLVLNDKSIYFNSLREVYEAWVIYNFLSLCLAWVGGPSAVVLSLNGRVLKPSWYLMTCCLPAIPLDGRFIRRCKQGALQFVILKPILVAITFVLYAKGKYEDGNFSAKEAYLYITIIYTVSYSMALYALALFYVACRDLLRPFNPVPKFILIKSVVFLTYWQGVLVFLAARSRFIKSAEKAADFQNFIICVEMLAAAVGHLYAFPYKEYAGANIGASGGLGASLAHALKFNDFYHDTVHQFAPTYHDYILYNNEGDDGGPRKYRSRTFVPTGQEMDAVRKSKNILGNKPDGVRLSNVSSETSSPVNNVQRKPAEPEGMKSSLLLDASGSYSQPYDLSLIDLDLGNLPSKVPAVKDSGSH, encoded by the exons ATGGCTCCgattctttttattttggtgGCGTTTCCCTGTACTATTGTGGCGGTTGGTTTGGCAGTTTGGCACATATACAGGCACCTTGTGAATTATACTGAACCTACTTATCAACGTTACATAGTACGCATCATTTTTATGGTCCCG TTGGTGGCAAGTAAGTTTTCAACGGGACACACAACTGCCATAGTAGATTTTATCAGAGTTCGTGCGGTCTATGCTTCCAGTCTGGGTTCGTCTAGTTCTATATCGTTGCTGACAATGGACATTTCAAAAAGCAATTCATTATTGGCAT TTAGCAAGCATAAATGGAGGGAGAGCTCAAAGCTCACTTCATTACACTTCCAG gTTTATGCACTGATGTCCTTTATGTCCCTTGTGCTCAACGACAAATCAATCTACTTCAATTCACTTCGAGAAGT GTATGAAGCATGGGTCATTTACAACTTCCTTTCACTATGCCTTGCATGGGTGGGAGGCCCTAGTGCTGTTGTTTTGAGTTTAAATGGTAGGGTTTTGAAACCATCGTGGTATCTCATGACGTGCTGCTTGCCTGCCATCCCTCTTGATGG GCGTTTTATCAGAAGGTGCAAACAAGGTGCCTTGCAGTTTGTAATCCTCAAGCCTATTCTAGTTGCGATTACCTTTGTACTTTATGCCAAAGGAAAATATGAAGATGGAAATTTCAGCGCAAAGGAGGCCTACTTGTATATTACAATCATCTATACAGTCTCTTATTCTATGGCATTGTATGCTTTAGCTCTGTTTTATGTGGCTTGTCGAGATCTTCTTCGTCCATTCAATCCTGTTCCAAAGTTCATCTTGATAAAATCTGTCGTCTTCCTTACGTATTGGCAG GGTGTCTTGGTTTTTCTGGCTGCCAGGTCTCGGTTCATAAAAAGTGCTGAAAAAGCTgctgatttccaaaattttatcaTCTGTGTTGAGATGTTAGCTGCTGCAGTGGGGCACCTTTATGCATTTCCATATAAAGAGTATGCTGGTGCAAATATTGGTGCATCTGGCGGTCTGGGAGCAAGCCTGGCCCATGCTTTGAAGTTTAATGATTTCTACCATGACACTGTTCACCAG tttgctCCAACATATCATGATTACATACTTTACAACAATGAAGGTGATGATGGGGGGCCAAGAAAGTACCGTTCACGGACATTTGTGCCAACAGGCCAGGAGATGGATGCTGttaggaaaagcaaaaatattCTTGGAAACAAGCCTGATGGTGTACGGCTTTCCAATGTCTCCTCTGAAACCAGCAGCCCTGTTAATAATGTTCAGAGGAAACCTGCTGAACCAGAAGGAATGAAGTCTTCCTTGTTACTAGATGCATCTGGTTCTTACTCACAACCATATGATCTGTCACTCATAGACTTGGATTTGGGTAACTTGCCCTCGAAGGTTCCTGCAGTAAAAGATTCCGGTTCTCATTGA
- the LOC116254135 gene encoding uncharacterized protein LOC116254135 isoform X11, which translates to MSFMSLVLNDKSIYFNSLREVYEAWVIYNFLSLCLAWVGGPSAVVLSLNGRVLKPSWYLMTCCLPAIPLDGRFIRRCKQGALQFVILKPILVAITFVLYAKGKYEDGNFSAKEAYLYITIIYTVSYSMALYALALFYVACRDLLRPFNPVPKFILIKSVVFLTYWQGVLVFLAARSRFIKSAEKAADFQNFIICVEMLAAAVGHLYAFPYKEYAGANIGASGGLGASLAHALKFNDFYHDTVHQFAPTYHDYILYNNEGDDGGPRKYRSRTFVPTGQEMDAVRKSKNILGNKPDGVRLSNVSSETSSPVNNVQRKPAEPEGMKSSLLLDASGSYSQPYDLSLIDLDLGNLPSKVPAVKDSGSH; encoded by the exons ATGTCCTTTATGTCCCTTGTGCTCAACGACAAATCAATCTACTTCAATTCACTTCGAGAAGT GTATGAAGCATGGGTCATTTACAACTTCCTTTCACTATGCCTTGCATGGGTGGGAGGCCCTAGTGCTGTTGTTTTGAGTTTAAATGGTAGGGTTTTGAAACCATCGTGGTATCTCATGACGTGCTGCTTGCCTGCCATCCCTCTTGATGG GCGTTTTATCAGAAGGTGCAAACAAGGTGCCTTGCAGTTTGTAATCCTCAAGCCTATTCTAGTTGCGATTACCTTTGTACTTTATGCCAAAGGAAAATATGAAGATGGAAATTTCAGCGCAAAGGAGGCCTACTTGTATATTACAATCATCTATACAGTCTCTTATTCTATGGCATTGTATGCTTTAGCTCTGTTTTATGTGGCTTGTCGAGATCTTCTTCGTCCATTCAATCCTGTTCCAAAGTTCATCTTGATAAAATCTGTCGTCTTCCTTACGTATTGGCAG GGTGTCTTGGTTTTTCTGGCTGCCAGGTCTCGGTTCATAAAAAGTGCTGAAAAAGCTgctgatttccaaaattttatcaTCTGTGTTGAGATGTTAGCTGCTGCAGTGGGGCACCTTTATGCATTTCCATATAAAGAGTATGCTGGTGCAAATATTGGTGCATCTGGCGGTCTGGGAGCAAGCCTGGCCCATGCTTTGAAGTTTAATGATTTCTACCATGACACTGTTCACCAG tttgctCCAACATATCATGATTACATACTTTACAACAATGAAGGTGATGATGGGGGGCCAAGAAAGTACCGTTCACGGACATTTGTGCCAACAGGCCAGGAGATGGATGCTGttaggaaaagcaaaaatattCTTGGAAACAAGCCTGATGGTGTACGGCTTTCCAATGTCTCCTCTGAAACCAGCAGCCCTGTTAATAATGTTCAGAGGAAACCTGCTGAACCAGAAGGAATGAAGTCTTCCTTGTTACTAGATGCATCTGGTTCTTACTCACAACCATATGATCTGTCACTCATAGACTTGGATTTGGGTAACTTGCCCTCGAAGGTTCCTGCAGTAAAAGATTCCGGTTCTCATTGA
- the LOC116254135 gene encoding uncharacterized protein LOC116254135 isoform X4, protein MAPILFILVAFPCTIVAVGLAVWHIYRHLVNYTEPTYQRYIVRIIFMVPLVASKFSTGHTTAIVDFIRVRAVYASSLGPVSKHKWRESSKLTSLHFQVYALMSFMSLVLNDKSIYFNSLREVYEAWVIYNFLSLCLAWVGGPSAVVLSLNGRVLKPSWYLMTCCLPAIPLDGRFIRRCKQGALQFVILKPILVAITFVLYAKGKYEDGNFSAKEAYLYITIIYTVSYSMALYALALFYVACRDLLRPFNPVPKFILIKSVVFLTYWQGVLVFLAARSRFIKSAEKAADFQNFIICVEMLAAAVGHLYAFPYKEYAGANIGASGGLGASLAHALKFNDFYHDTVHQFAPTYHDYILYNNEGDDGGPRKYRSRTFVPTGQEMDAVRKSKNILGNKPDGVRLSNVSSETSSPVNNVQRKPAEPEGMKSSLLLDASGSYSQPYDLSLIDLDLGNLPSKVPAVKDSGSH, encoded by the exons ATGGCTCCgattctttttattttggtgGCGTTTCCCTGTACTATTGTGGCGGTTGGTTTGGCAGTTTGGCACATATACAGGCACCTTGTGAATTATACTGAACCTACTTATCAACGTTACATAGTACGCATCATTTTTATGGTCCCG TTGGTGGCAAGTAAGTTTTCAACGGGACACACAACTGCCATAGTAGATTTTATCAGAGTTCGTGCGGTCTATGCTTCCAGTCTGG GGCCAGTTAGCAAGCATAAATGGAGGGAGAGCTCAAAGCTCACTTCATTACACTTCCAG gTTTATGCACTGATGTCCTTTATGTCCCTTGTGCTCAACGACAAATCAATCTACTTCAATTCACTTCGAGAAGT GTATGAAGCATGGGTCATTTACAACTTCCTTTCACTATGCCTTGCATGGGTGGGAGGCCCTAGTGCTGTTGTTTTGAGTTTAAATGGTAGGGTTTTGAAACCATCGTGGTATCTCATGACGTGCTGCTTGCCTGCCATCCCTCTTGATGG GCGTTTTATCAGAAGGTGCAAACAAGGTGCCTTGCAGTTTGTAATCCTCAAGCCTATTCTAGTTGCGATTACCTTTGTACTTTATGCCAAAGGAAAATATGAAGATGGAAATTTCAGCGCAAAGGAGGCCTACTTGTATATTACAATCATCTATACAGTCTCTTATTCTATGGCATTGTATGCTTTAGCTCTGTTTTATGTGGCTTGTCGAGATCTTCTTCGTCCATTCAATCCTGTTCCAAAGTTCATCTTGATAAAATCTGTCGTCTTCCTTACGTATTGGCAG GGTGTCTTGGTTTTTCTGGCTGCCAGGTCTCGGTTCATAAAAAGTGCTGAAAAAGCTgctgatttccaaaattttatcaTCTGTGTTGAGATGTTAGCTGCTGCAGTGGGGCACCTTTATGCATTTCCATATAAAGAGTATGCTGGTGCAAATATTGGTGCATCTGGCGGTCTGGGAGCAAGCCTGGCCCATGCTTTGAAGTTTAATGATTTCTACCATGACACTGTTCACCAG tttgctCCAACATATCATGATTACATACTTTACAACAATGAAGGTGATGATGGGGGGCCAAGAAAGTACCGTTCACGGACATTTGTGCCAACAGGCCAGGAGATGGATGCTGttaggaaaagcaaaaatattCTTGGAAACAAGCCTGATGGTGTACGGCTTTCCAATGTCTCCTCTGAAACCAGCAGCCCTGTTAATAATGTTCAGAGGAAACCTGCTGAACCAGAAGGAATGAAGTCTTCCTTGTTACTAGATGCATCTGGTTCTTACTCACAACCATATGATCTGTCACTCATAGACTTGGATTTGGGTAACTTGCCCTCGAAGGTTCCTGCAGTAAAAGATTCCGGTTCTCATTGA
- the LOC116254135 gene encoding uncharacterized protein LOC116254135 isoform X6 encodes MAPILFILVAFPCTIVAVGLAVWHIYRHLVNYTEPTYQRYIVRIIFMVPLVASKFSTGHTTAIVDFIRVRAVYASSLVSKHKWRESSKLTSLHFQVYALMSFMSLVLNDKSIYFNSLREVYEAWVIYNFLSLCLAWVGGPSAVVLSLNGRVLKPSWYLMTCCLPAIPLDGRFIRRCKQGALQFVILKPILVAITFVLYAKGKYEDGNFSAKEAYLYITIIYTVSYSMALYALALFYVACRDLLRPFNPVPKFILIKSVVFLTYWQGVLVFLAARSRFIKSAEKAADFQNFIICVEMLAAAVGHLYAFPYKEYAGANIGASGGLGASLAHALKFNDFYHDTVHQFAPTYHDYILYNNEGDDGGPRKYRSRTFVPTGQEMDAVRKSKNILGNKPDGVRLSNVSSETSSPVNNVQRKPAEPEGMKSSLLLDASGSYSQPYDLSLIDLDLGNLPSKVPAVKDSGSH; translated from the exons ATGGCTCCgattctttttattttggtgGCGTTTCCCTGTACTATTGTGGCGGTTGGTTTGGCAGTTTGGCACATATACAGGCACCTTGTGAATTATACTGAACCTACTTATCAACGTTACATAGTACGCATCATTTTTATGGTCCCG TTGGTGGCAAGTAAGTTTTCAACGGGACACACAACTGCCATAGTAGATTTTATCAGAGTTCGTGCGGTCTATGCTTCCAGTCTGG TTAGCAAGCATAAATGGAGGGAGAGCTCAAAGCTCACTTCATTACACTTCCAG gTTTATGCACTGATGTCCTTTATGTCCCTTGTGCTCAACGACAAATCAATCTACTTCAATTCACTTCGAGAAGT GTATGAAGCATGGGTCATTTACAACTTCCTTTCACTATGCCTTGCATGGGTGGGAGGCCCTAGTGCTGTTGTTTTGAGTTTAAATGGTAGGGTTTTGAAACCATCGTGGTATCTCATGACGTGCTGCTTGCCTGCCATCCCTCTTGATGG GCGTTTTATCAGAAGGTGCAAACAAGGTGCCTTGCAGTTTGTAATCCTCAAGCCTATTCTAGTTGCGATTACCTTTGTACTTTATGCCAAAGGAAAATATGAAGATGGAAATTTCAGCGCAAAGGAGGCCTACTTGTATATTACAATCATCTATACAGTCTCTTATTCTATGGCATTGTATGCTTTAGCTCTGTTTTATGTGGCTTGTCGAGATCTTCTTCGTCCATTCAATCCTGTTCCAAAGTTCATCTTGATAAAATCTGTCGTCTTCCTTACGTATTGGCAG GGTGTCTTGGTTTTTCTGGCTGCCAGGTCTCGGTTCATAAAAAGTGCTGAAAAAGCTgctgatttccaaaattttatcaTCTGTGTTGAGATGTTAGCTGCTGCAGTGGGGCACCTTTATGCATTTCCATATAAAGAGTATGCTGGTGCAAATATTGGTGCATCTGGCGGTCTGGGAGCAAGCCTGGCCCATGCTTTGAAGTTTAATGATTTCTACCATGACACTGTTCACCAG tttgctCCAACATATCATGATTACATACTTTACAACAATGAAGGTGATGATGGGGGGCCAAGAAAGTACCGTTCACGGACATTTGTGCCAACAGGCCAGGAGATGGATGCTGttaggaaaagcaaaaatattCTTGGAAACAAGCCTGATGGTGTACGGCTTTCCAATGTCTCCTCTGAAACCAGCAGCCCTGTTAATAATGTTCAGAGGAAACCTGCTGAACCAGAAGGAATGAAGTCTTCCTTGTTACTAGATGCATCTGGTTCTTACTCACAACCATATGATCTGTCACTCATAGACTTGGATTTGGGTAACTTGCCCTCGAAGGTTCCTGCAGTAAAAGATTCCGGTTCTCATTGA
- the LOC116254135 gene encoding uncharacterized protein LOC116254135 isoform X7: protein MAPILFILVAFPCTIVAVGLAVWHIYRHLVNYTEPTYQRYIVRIIFMVPVYALMSFMSLVLNDKSIYFNSLREVYEAWVIYNFLSLCLAWVGGPSAVVLSLNGRVLKPSWYLMTCCLPAIPLDGRFIRRCKQGALQFVILKPILVAITFVLYAKGKYEDGNFSAKEAYLYITIIYTVSYSMALYALALFYVACRDLLRPFNPVPKFILIKSVVFLTYWQGVLVFLAARSRFIKSAEKAADFQNFIICVEMLAAAVGHLYAFPYKEYAGANIGASGGLGASLAHALKFNDFYHDTVHQFAPTYHDYILYNNEGDDGGPRKYRSRTFVPTGQEMDAVRKSKNILGNKPDGVRLSNVSSETSSPVNNVQRKPAEPEGMKSSLLLDASGSYSQPYDLSLIDLDLGNLPSKVPAVKDSGSH from the exons ATGGCTCCgattctttttattttggtgGCGTTTCCCTGTACTATTGTGGCGGTTGGTTTGGCAGTTTGGCACATATACAGGCACCTTGTGAATTATACTGAACCTACTTATCAACGTTACATAGTACGCATCATTTTTATGGTCCCG gTTTATGCACTGATGTCCTTTATGTCCCTTGTGCTCAACGACAAATCAATCTACTTCAATTCACTTCGAGAAGT GTATGAAGCATGGGTCATTTACAACTTCCTTTCACTATGCCTTGCATGGGTGGGAGGCCCTAGTGCTGTTGTTTTGAGTTTAAATGGTAGGGTTTTGAAACCATCGTGGTATCTCATGACGTGCTGCTTGCCTGCCATCCCTCTTGATGG GCGTTTTATCAGAAGGTGCAAACAAGGTGCCTTGCAGTTTGTAATCCTCAAGCCTATTCTAGTTGCGATTACCTTTGTACTTTATGCCAAAGGAAAATATGAAGATGGAAATTTCAGCGCAAAGGAGGCCTACTTGTATATTACAATCATCTATACAGTCTCTTATTCTATGGCATTGTATGCTTTAGCTCTGTTTTATGTGGCTTGTCGAGATCTTCTTCGTCCATTCAATCCTGTTCCAAAGTTCATCTTGATAAAATCTGTCGTCTTCCTTACGTATTGGCAG GGTGTCTTGGTTTTTCTGGCTGCCAGGTCTCGGTTCATAAAAAGTGCTGAAAAAGCTgctgatttccaaaattttatcaTCTGTGTTGAGATGTTAGCTGCTGCAGTGGGGCACCTTTATGCATTTCCATATAAAGAGTATGCTGGTGCAAATATTGGTGCATCTGGCGGTCTGGGAGCAAGCCTGGCCCATGCTTTGAAGTTTAATGATTTCTACCATGACACTGTTCACCAG tttgctCCAACATATCATGATTACATACTTTACAACAATGAAGGTGATGATGGGGGGCCAAGAAAGTACCGTTCACGGACATTTGTGCCAACAGGCCAGGAGATGGATGCTGttaggaaaagcaaaaatattCTTGGAAACAAGCCTGATGGTGTACGGCTTTCCAATGTCTCCTCTGAAACCAGCAGCCCTGTTAATAATGTTCAGAGGAAACCTGCTGAACCAGAAGGAATGAAGTCTTCCTTGTTACTAGATGCATCTGGTTCTTACTCACAACCATATGATCTGTCACTCATAGACTTGGATTTGGGTAACTTGCCCTCGAAGGTTCCTGCAGTAAAAGATTCCGGTTCTCATTGA
- the LOC116254135 gene encoding uncharacterized protein LOC116254135 isoform X9 produces the protein MLAFDHLVSKHKWRESSKLTSLHFQVYALMSFMSLVLNDKSIYFNSLREVYEAWVIYNFLSLCLAWVGGPSAVVLSLNGRVLKPSWYLMTCCLPAIPLDGRFIRRCKQGALQFVILKPILVAITFVLYAKGKYEDGNFSAKEAYLYITIIYTVSYSMALYALALFYVACRDLLRPFNPVPKFILIKSVVFLTYWQGVLVFLAARSRFIKSAEKAADFQNFIICVEMLAAAVGHLYAFPYKEYAGANIGASGGLGASLAHALKFNDFYHDTVHQFAPTYHDYILYNNEGDDGGPRKYRSRTFVPTGQEMDAVRKSKNILGNKPDGVRLSNVSSETSSPVNNVQRKPAEPEGMKSSLLLDASGSYSQPYDLSLIDLDLGNLPSKVPAVKDSGSH, from the exons atgtTGGCATTTGATCATTTAG TTAGCAAGCATAAATGGAGGGAGAGCTCAAAGCTCACTTCATTACACTTCCAG gTTTATGCACTGATGTCCTTTATGTCCCTTGTGCTCAACGACAAATCAATCTACTTCAATTCACTTCGAGAAGT GTATGAAGCATGGGTCATTTACAACTTCCTTTCACTATGCCTTGCATGGGTGGGAGGCCCTAGTGCTGTTGTTTTGAGTTTAAATGGTAGGGTTTTGAAACCATCGTGGTATCTCATGACGTGCTGCTTGCCTGCCATCCCTCTTGATGG GCGTTTTATCAGAAGGTGCAAACAAGGTGCCTTGCAGTTTGTAATCCTCAAGCCTATTCTAGTTGCGATTACCTTTGTACTTTATGCCAAAGGAAAATATGAAGATGGAAATTTCAGCGCAAAGGAGGCCTACTTGTATATTACAATCATCTATACAGTCTCTTATTCTATGGCATTGTATGCTTTAGCTCTGTTTTATGTGGCTTGTCGAGATCTTCTTCGTCCATTCAATCCTGTTCCAAAGTTCATCTTGATAAAATCTGTCGTCTTCCTTACGTATTGGCAG GGTGTCTTGGTTTTTCTGGCTGCCAGGTCTCGGTTCATAAAAAGTGCTGAAAAAGCTgctgatttccaaaattttatcaTCTGTGTTGAGATGTTAGCTGCTGCAGTGGGGCACCTTTATGCATTTCCATATAAAGAGTATGCTGGTGCAAATATTGGTGCATCTGGCGGTCTGGGAGCAAGCCTGGCCCATGCTTTGAAGTTTAATGATTTCTACCATGACACTGTTCACCAG tttgctCCAACATATCATGATTACATACTTTACAACAATGAAGGTGATGATGGGGGGCCAAGAAAGTACCGTTCACGGACATTTGTGCCAACAGGCCAGGAGATGGATGCTGttaggaaaagcaaaaatattCTTGGAAACAAGCCTGATGGTGTACGGCTTTCCAATGTCTCCTCTGAAACCAGCAGCCCTGTTAATAATGTTCAGAGGAAACCTGCTGAACCAGAAGGAATGAAGTCTTCCTTGTTACTAGATGCATCTGGTTCTTACTCACAACCATATGATCTGTCACTCATAGACTTGGATTTGGGTAACTTGCCCTCGAAGGTTCCTGCAGTAAAAGATTCCGGTTCTCATTGA
- the LOC116254135 gene encoding uncharacterized protein LOC116254135 isoform X1 — MAPILFILVAFPCTIVAVGLAVWHIYRHLVNYTEPTYQRYIVRIIFMVPLVASKFSTGHTTAIVDFIRVRAVYASSLGSSSSISLLTMDISKSNSLLAWPVSKHKWRESSKLTSLHFQVYALMSFMSLVLNDKSIYFNSLREVYEAWVIYNFLSLCLAWVGGPSAVVLSLNGRVLKPSWYLMTCCLPAIPLDGRFIRRCKQGALQFVILKPILVAITFVLYAKGKYEDGNFSAKEAYLYITIIYTVSYSMALYALALFYVACRDLLRPFNPVPKFILIKSVVFLTYWQGVLVFLAARSRFIKSAEKAADFQNFIICVEMLAAAVGHLYAFPYKEYAGANIGASGGLGASLAHALKFNDFYHDTVHQFAPTYHDYILYNNEGDDGGPRKYRSRTFVPTGQEMDAVRKSKNILGNKPDGVRLSNVSSETSSPVNNVQRKPAEPEGMKSSLLLDASGSYSQPYDLSLIDLDLGNLPSKVPAVKDSGSH; from the exons ATGGCTCCgattctttttattttggtgGCGTTTCCCTGTACTATTGTGGCGGTTGGTTTGGCAGTTTGGCACATATACAGGCACCTTGTGAATTATACTGAACCTACTTATCAACGTTACATAGTACGCATCATTTTTATGGTCCCG TTGGTGGCAAGTAAGTTTTCAACGGGACACACAACTGCCATAGTAGATTTTATCAGAGTTCGTGCGGTCTATGCTTCCAGTCTGGGTTCGTCTAGTTCTATATCGTTGCTGACAATGGACATTTCAAAAAGCAATTCATTATTGGCAT GGCCAGTTAGCAAGCATAAATGGAGGGAGAGCTCAAAGCTCACTTCATTACACTTCCAG gTTTATGCACTGATGTCCTTTATGTCCCTTGTGCTCAACGACAAATCAATCTACTTCAATTCACTTCGAGAAGT GTATGAAGCATGGGTCATTTACAACTTCCTTTCACTATGCCTTGCATGGGTGGGAGGCCCTAGTGCTGTTGTTTTGAGTTTAAATGGTAGGGTTTTGAAACCATCGTGGTATCTCATGACGTGCTGCTTGCCTGCCATCCCTCTTGATGG GCGTTTTATCAGAAGGTGCAAACAAGGTGCCTTGCAGTTTGTAATCCTCAAGCCTATTCTAGTTGCGATTACCTTTGTACTTTATGCCAAAGGAAAATATGAAGATGGAAATTTCAGCGCAAAGGAGGCCTACTTGTATATTACAATCATCTATACAGTCTCTTATTCTATGGCATTGTATGCTTTAGCTCTGTTTTATGTGGCTTGTCGAGATCTTCTTCGTCCATTCAATCCTGTTCCAAAGTTCATCTTGATAAAATCTGTCGTCTTCCTTACGTATTGGCAG GGTGTCTTGGTTTTTCTGGCTGCCAGGTCTCGGTTCATAAAAAGTGCTGAAAAAGCTgctgatttccaaaattttatcaTCTGTGTTGAGATGTTAGCTGCTGCAGTGGGGCACCTTTATGCATTTCCATATAAAGAGTATGCTGGTGCAAATATTGGTGCATCTGGCGGTCTGGGAGCAAGCCTGGCCCATGCTTTGAAGTTTAATGATTTCTACCATGACACTGTTCACCAG tttgctCCAACATATCATGATTACATACTTTACAACAATGAAGGTGATGATGGGGGGCCAAGAAAGTACCGTTCACGGACATTTGTGCCAACAGGCCAGGAGATGGATGCTGttaggaaaagcaaaaatattCTTGGAAACAAGCCTGATGGTGTACGGCTTTCCAATGTCTCCTCTGAAACCAGCAGCCCTGTTAATAATGTTCAGAGGAAACCTGCTGAACCAGAAGGAATGAAGTCTTCCTTGTTACTAGATGCATCTGGTTCTTACTCACAACCATATGATCTGTCACTCATAGACTTGGATTTGGGTAACTTGCCCTCGAAGGTTCCTGCAGTAAAAGATTCCGGTTCTCATTGA